One genomic window of Manihot esculenta cultivar AM560-2 unplaced genomic scaffold, M.esculenta_v8 Scaffold64, whole genome shotgun sequence includes the following:
- the LOC122722628 gene encoding uncharacterized protein LOC122722628: protein MPLLAAVAHGLCHDSSHASLKSKEFCEGRMVGQPYGVPRGDWWQQLRGRQLAGQRADWQIRGWPTERGWPAGVVGQRAWLASGRGWPTDTVGLRIRLAYGAGWPTDTVGLRKTGWPTELCQARSNWRNGLEGARSFQRQLGRAGSCQRLLVGQRKFQGSLVGLRKFQKAPERASSAQNGPVAPRIGQNWPEQPRNFQKLVGQQIQPSQVGPTGSSATMSRILCRVRNYQKVPESSREAILATHWRMHLHHTLRRWDAYK from the exons atgcctttattggctgccgtggcccatggact CTGTCACGACTCTTCCCATGCCTCCCTAAAATCCAAAGAGTTTTGTGAAGGAAGAATGGTGGGACAGCCCTATGGAGTGCCAAGGGGCGACTGGTGGCAGCAGCTGCGGGGCAGGCAGTTGGCTGGCCAACGGGCAGATTGGCAGATTCGTGGTTGGCCAACGGagcgtggttggccagcgggcgtggttggccagcgagcgtggttggccagcgggcgtggttggcctacggatacggttggcctacggatacggttggcctacggagctggttggcctacggatacggttggcctacggaagactggttggcctacggaacTGTGCCAGGCGAGGTCCAATTGGCGGAACGGGCTGGAAGGCGCCCGAAGCTTCCAGAGGCAACTGGGGCGCGCGGGAAGCTGCCAGAGACTTCTGGTTGGCCAACGAAAATTCCAGGGGAGTCTGGTTGGCCTACGAAAATTCCAGAAGGCACCAGAACGGGCCAGTAGCGCCCAGAACGGGCCAGTAGCGCCCAGAATTGGCCAGAATTGGCCAGAACAGCCCAGAAACTTCCAGAAACTGGTTGGCCAGCAGATTCAACCAAGCCAAGTGGGTCCCACAGGCAGTTCAGCCACCATGTCCAGAATTCTCTGCAGGGTGAGAAATTACCAAAAAGTCCCTGAAAGTTCTAGAGAGGCAATCTTAGCCACACATTGGAGAATGCATCTCCACCACACATTAAGGAGGTGGGATGCCTATAAATAG